CTTCAACGGCTTTTCGGCAAGGGGAGGTACCGCTGGTGTCGGGCGTGCCACCATCAAAGGCATTGTTGTATCATCCGGGCTGGTACTGATTGCCAATTTCTACGTTTCAAAGATTGTGCTGGAAAACATGTAAGTGGATGATTGAATTACGAAATGTAAGCTTGAAATATGGCGAGAAAGAGATCCTCAAAAAGGTCTCCCTGACCGTCAAAGACAACACCATCAAGGCAATTCTTGGTCCCAGCGGCGTTGGAAAGAGCACCATTCTCAAGCTGATGCTCGGCCTCATCAAGCCCAACAGCGGTCAGGTTATTGTTGATGGCACCGATATAACCGGCATGAAAGAGAGTGCCCTTTACGCTATACGGCGCAAGATGGGGATGGTTTTCCAGGGAAATGCGCTCTTCGATTCGTTGACCATCAGCCAGAATCTGGGCTTCTTTCTTCGTGAAAACATGAAGCTTCCGGAAGAGGAGATAAGCCAAAGAGTTGCCGAGCAAATCCAGTTTGCGGGGCTGGAAGGGTATGAAGATCAACTGCCTGAAAGTTTGAGTGGAGGAATGCGCCGAAGGGTTGCCATCGGAAGGGCGATGATTTTCAAGCCACACATGATTCTTTTTGATGAACCAACCGCAGGACTTGATCCGGTCAGCTCAAAAAAAATCCTCTCGCTTATCAGTTCGCTGCGCCATAACAACAACCTTGGAGCCGTGATTGTTACCCATATTATTGATGATGTCTTTAATGTTGCCGACTCCGTTGCCGTACTCTATCAGGGTGAAATGATTTTCGACGATGTAACCGAAAAACTGCATGAGTCAAACCATCAGTTCATACGCTCAATTCTTTCCGATAAAATTCTTGAACTATAACATCACTTAAGACTTTCACCTGTATGAAAAATCCGAACGCTTTGAAATGGAGCGATCTGAAAACCGGCATATTTTTTGTTTTCGGCGTCTGTTTTGCCGCCTATATGGGACTGGTTATTGGGAAAAACAGCAACCTGTTTACCGGCGTGACGAACATTAAAATTCTTTCTAGTGATGTTCAAAGCCTCGCAGAGAACAACTTTGTCTCGGTTTCAGGCAAAAAAATCGGCACCGTTTCAAAAATGGACTTTGAGAGAAGAAATGGTACCCTTTTCGTCGTTGCCACGCTCAGACTGAAAAATGAGTTTGCCCACCTTGTTACCAAGGATGCCAGGGCGACCATCAAATCCCTCGGTATACTGGGCGACAAATATGTTGATATCAAAACAGGAAAAGCTGCAGCCGTTAACGATGGGGATTTTATCTCTCTTGAAACCGAGGACGGAATGGCAAACCTCACGGCCAGTGCGAACAACGCTTTTGTCAAAATCAATGAGCTCCTCGACCACCTGAACAGCGGCAAAGGAATGGCTGGAAGGCTTATTTCAGATGAAAAAATGGGCAGTGAACTTGCTGAAACAATTAACAGTCTGAAAACCACAACGGCAGAGCTCTCAACACTGACAAAGAAGGCCTCCCATGGCGATGGTCTCCTTCCAAGACTCCTTAATGACAAGGCATTGGCGGAAAACAGCAGCGAGACCATTGAACGTCTCAACCAGGCTGCGTTGAAAACCGAAACACTGATCACCAAGCTCAGCAATGACAACGGAACCCTTGGCCAGCTCTCTTCCAATCCGGCGCTCTACAACAACCTCTCCAGAACGCTTTCATCGCTTGATTCTGTCCTGGTTGACCTGAAAGCGAACCCGAAACGCTATGTCAAATTTTCGCTCTTTTAAACTGCCAATAACCCGATGCCCCGACTGCTCCGCTTTGTTATTGCATCATGCATACTCTTTGCAGGATCAGGCGGAGCGCTTCCATCAAAGAGCATGGCTTATGATTTCAAGCCGCTTGAAGCCGTCGTGCAAAAAGCCGTAAGCGATACGGTCTTTCCGGGAGCAAGCCTCGCCGTTCTTTACAAGGGAAAGGTTGTTTTTCATAACGCATTCGGAAGGATGACCTATGACCCGAAAAGCAGCCCGGTAGAGACGACAACCATGTACGATCTTGCCTCTCTGACCAAAGCTATTGTCACCACGAGCATTGCCATGCAGCTTGTTGATCGGGACTCACTCTCTATTCAAACTCCAGTATCCCGTTATCTGCCAGCTTTTGCACAGAAAGGCAAGGATGCAGTGACGATCGAGCAGCTCCTGCGCCATACCTCCGGATTACGGGCCCACACGTTTTATGCAAAAAGCTGCCGTACCCCCGAAGAGCTTTTCCGGGCCATTGAAGCCGATACGCTGCTCTCACAACCCGGCAAAACCACCCTCTACAGCGATCTCAACTTCATGCTTCTTGGCAGAATCATTGAGATGATAACCGGCAAAACCCTTGCCGCTAACTTTCATCGACGTTTTGCTGAGCCACTTGGCATGAGTTCGACCATGTTCACCCCACCACCATCGCAGAGCGGACGTATTGCACCGGTGGACAAGGATACGCTCTGGCCATTGGAGGCGCCAAGGCCCCTCGTCAACGATCAGAATGCTGCGCTGCTCGGAGGCGTTGCCGGTCATGCCGGACTCTTTTCAACCACAGGTGACCTCCTTGGCATGGTCTCTATGCTTATGGATGGAGGAAGCATCAATGGCCAAACGTACTTCCGAACAGCCACACTCAGGAAATTTCTCTCCCGAAACGGCTATCCAAGAGCGCTGGGATGGGATTTACGCTCTCCGGATGGTCACTCTTCAGCGGGAGACTACTTTTCCGCATCCTCGTACGGCCATCTTGGCTACACGGGAACCAGCATCTGGATTGATCCCGAAAAGGAGCTTGCAGTCATTCTGCTCAGCAACAGGGTCTATCCCACATCAGAAAACATCAAAATCCGCACTTTTCGCCCCTTGCTTCACAACACCGTTGTGCAATGCCTGGGGGATTAGTACGTCAGGCAAATAAACCCTTCATCGGCACAATCGGAAGCGGAATCGGCTTCAGCGACTCCTGACGGAAGATCAGGTTGGCAGCCATGCGCCCGGTAAAAGCCGCAGCCTCCATAAGAAAAACCGGCGCATCAACCTTTACCCAGTCTCCGGCAAGAAAGAGATTTGAAAAAGGCGTTTCAATGCCGGGACGACGGGCATGATCACCCGGAGCCCACCTTGAAAAGTTGGACTGCAGCATAAAGAGTTCGTGCAAGAGCTTCGCTTCGCGGGTTTCCGGAAACATGGTATGCAATTCCTGAAGCATCGTTGCCTTGATCTCCTCTTCCGGTCTGATATCCTTTGGAGCAATGGCATAGGCGTGCAGTTCAACGACAGTGCCACCATGCTTTTTTGCCCACGAAATGAAGGGCTCCTGAAAATGCGAATAGAGAGATATCGAGTCGGTATAGGTATAACCCGAAACCGTATAAAAAGGAAACTCCGCAGAATCAATCTTCCGGTCAATCCAGAGGCGGTAGACCGCATAGGGATCCGCCTCCCCGAGCGAAGCAACCTTCGACTCAAATTCAGGACGAGCCAATTGCGAAGCATGAACCAGCCCTCGGGTACCCCGCACATCGGAAGCGATAACGCAATAATCACATGCGAGAAGTTCACCCTCTCCTCCACCAACTATTCCTTCGCGCTTCACAACCAGTTTCTCTCCCTCAGGAAGCACCGCAAGTCTTGCAAGTGGAGCCTCGGGCGGCCCACTGACCGGAATACCTGATGCGTCGTAACGACCTGCATGGCAGGGACAGTAAAAGCCCCCGGTAAGAGCATCGGGAGTAACCGGGCAACCCATATGCGTACAGCGCCCGTCGAAGGCAAGATAACCGTTCCCTTTACGCCCAACCATGACCGGCACACCATCAACTGTAACAAACGCAGCAAAACCCTCTTGCGGAACCGCAGCAGCATCAAGAATTAAATAGAGGGCGCTACCACTATCCGGCGAATCCACCACAACCCCCTCAACCCTCTTCCCCTCAACCTTCAGCCTCCCTGCCGAACATCCCTTCCGGAGCGTCACCCCAAGCTCCTTCAGTTTAGCCTCAAGGGGATTGATGAGGGCGGTCATACAATCACGATTGGTAATTTTAAAAGAGAGCCCTTCCGGACTGCCCATAAAATAAAAATGAAAATAGCGAAGAGCCTCCGCCGCCGACAACACCTCCATACGGTTCATGGTCGCATCCGCAAAAGGGTGCAGCACCGTATCAACAAAAGCGGGAAGAGTCTCACCTTGACGGCAAAAGGTCATAAAATCGATAGCGTCATACTTCTGAAAGCTCTTTTTATACTCGTACCGGAACAACTCTATGGTCGAGAGCAACCCTTTGGAATTTTTCAGAAAAGAGATCAGATCCAGTCGGCGGGACTGACCGATAATAGCAAATACATTAAGCGGAAATAATTTCGGTGTCTGACCAAAAATCTCTTCCGGAGAATTTTTAAAAATCACCGGATATCCGGGAGAGGCCAGAAAAACATCCGGCTTGATGCCAGCAGAGGCAAAAAGCTCATTGAGATTGTAATACTGGTCAAAAAAGCCATGAAAGCCGTGCTCCACCGGAAAGCGTTCACCAAGAGCCTCAAGATCCCAGCCGGTAAGCTTGCCGCCCAGAGAGGCAGAAGACTCCACAAGCGTCACCGCAAAACCC
The DNA window shown above is from Pelodictyon phaeoclathratiforme BU-1 and carries:
- a CDS encoding MlaD family protein; the encoded protein is MKNPNALKWSDLKTGIFFVFGVCFAAYMGLVIGKNSNLFTGVTNIKILSSDVQSLAENNFVSVSGKKIGTVSKMDFERRNGTLFVVATLRLKNEFAHLVTKDARATIKSLGILGDKYVDIKTGKAAAVNDGDFISLETEDGMANLTASANNAFVKINELLDHLNSGKGMAGRLISDEKMGSELAETINSLKTTTAELSTLTKKASHGDGLLPRLLNDKALAENSSETIERLNQAALKTETLITKLSNDNGTLGQLSSNPALYNNLSRTLSSLDSVLVDLKANPKRYVKFSLF
- a CDS encoding serine hydrolase domain-containing protein, translated to MPRLLRFVIASCILFAGSGGALPSKSMAYDFKPLEAVVQKAVSDTVFPGASLAVLYKGKVVFHNAFGRMTYDPKSSPVETTTMYDLASLTKAIVTTSIAMQLVDRDSLSIQTPVSRYLPAFAQKGKDAVTIEQLLRHTSGLRAHTFYAKSCRTPEELFRAIEADTLLSQPGKTTLYSDLNFMLLGRIIEMITGKTLAANFHRRFAEPLGMSSTMFTPPPSQSGRIAPVDKDTLWPLEAPRPLVNDQNAALLGGVAGHAGLFSTTGDLLGMVSMLMDGGSINGQTYFRTATLRKFLSRNGYPRALGWDLRSPDGHSSAGDYFSASSYGHLGYTGTSIWIDPEKELAVILLSNRVYPTSENIKIRTFRPLLHNTVVQCLGD
- a CDS encoding FAD-dependent oxidoreductase; protein product: MERREFIKKMLQRTGIGAGVAVAGTAGLVGYYQPRKEFYLQSAEGAEGKERLELSKKVVVIGGGLAGITASLELARKGFAVTLVESSASLGGKLTGWDLEALGERFPVEHGFHGFFDQYYNLNELFASAGIKPDVFLASPGYPVIFKNSPEEIFGQTPKLFPLNVFAIIGQSRRLDLISFLKNSKGLLSTIELFRYEYKKSFQKYDAIDFMTFCRQGETLPAFVDTVLHPFADATMNRMEVLSAAEALRYFHFYFMGSPEGLSFKITNRDCMTALINPLEAKLKELGVTLRKGCSAGRLKVEGKRVEGVVVDSPDSGSALYLILDAAAVPQEGFAAFVTVDGVPVMVGRKGNGYLAFDGRCTHMGCPVTPDALTGGFYCPCHAGRYDASGIPVSGPPEAPLARLAVLPEGEKLVVKREGIVGGGEGELLACDYCVIASDVRGTRGLVHASQLARPEFESKVASLGEADPYAVYRLWIDRKIDSAEFPFYTVSGYTYTDSISLYSHFQEPFISWAKKHGGTVVELHAYAIAPKDIRPEEEIKATMLQELHTMFPETREAKLLHELFMLQSNFSRWAPGDHARRPGIETPFSNLFLAGDWVKVDAPVFLMEAAAFTGRMAANLIFRQESLKPIPLPIVPMKGLFA
- a CDS encoding ABC transporter ATP-binding protein, which codes for MIELRNVSLKYGEKEILKKVSLTVKDNTIKAILGPSGVGKSTILKLMLGLIKPNSGQVIVDGTDITGMKESALYAIRRKMGMVFQGNALFDSLTISQNLGFFLRENMKLPEEEISQRVAEQIQFAGLEGYEDQLPESLSGGMRRRVAIGRAMIFKPHMILFDEPTAGLDPVSSKKILSLISSLRHNNNLGAVIVTHIIDDVFNVADSVAVLYQGEMIFDDVTEKLHESNHQFIRSILSDKILEL